One region of Anaeromyxobacter paludicola genomic DNA includes:
- a CDS encoding efflux RND transporter permease subunit, protein MREPRPSAIDRLTAASLAHPWKFVAGALALAAAGGLLAARLEIRSSFEELLPSDVPSVREIKQLVKRVGGDGTVFVNVQWDGSPEGMAAAKALAPKLAQDYLAMGPREIRAVEWNVAPVERWYADHWPLFLELADIQKAHDRLVEELGKAKAEVNPLLDLGLDDAVATSGGPPVDVKGVELLDPAKPMPREEVAKRFAQYSDGFMVSQNGPSLLLVVRPAGTSLGVAEARALLDRMRTVAERHRAELDAHHLKLGYAGSFPTFVAEYEAIIGDVFSTFFACVAVILASLVIFFRDLRSMATLGLAVLCGVAVTFGVTWLVIGYLNTQTAFLGAIVVGNGINYGLIYLARVGQLRRQGVALAEACHEGAREAFSATLLASLGTAVSFGTLIVAANRGFRHFGFIGGLGMLLCWAATFALLPALLTLVEKVRPFRRRAKGDFLPGRVRVLERIFARPGLIAAAFAVLTVASLALFALRSPQMMERNLDNLTNEMKGNDELRQQNRLANSGLGKSSASVLALLPDRNVADGYCDVIRARQKDPRWSDLIEGCDTASSVVPRQQPEKLALLSDVARRLTDRVLDRLPPPQAARARAIRADLLAQRPVTDADAPSSLLDRFRERDGTVGGIAVITARPGAHLELEPSMRRFVEAVRNVPVGGRTYDASGETVIFADLLSNIEREGPLTTGLSFLGVCLLVVLFFRRARASARVLVSLAVGVVLMVGVASATGLKINFFNFIAYPITFGIAVDYGANVAARMSARRSVLPALAEVGPAVALCSWTTIVGYGSLLFSINRALRSFGWYAMLGELTCLLAALVLLPAMRLLFAHVPEEGEGA, encoded by the coding sequence ATGAGAGAACCTCGCCCCTCGGCCATCGACCGACTCACCGCCGCCTCCCTCGCCCACCCCTGGAAGTTCGTCGCCGGCGCGCTCGCCCTGGCGGCGGCCGGCGGGCTCCTCGCGGCCCGCCTCGAGATCCGCTCCAGCTTCGAGGAGCTGCTCCCCTCCGACGTCCCCAGCGTCCGCGAGATCAAGCAGCTCGTGAAGCGGGTGGGCGGCGACGGGACGGTCTTCGTGAACGTCCAGTGGGACGGCAGCCCCGAGGGCATGGCCGCGGCCAAGGCCCTCGCGCCGAAGCTCGCCCAGGACTACCTCGCCATGGGACCGCGCGAGATCCGGGCGGTGGAGTGGAACGTCGCGCCGGTCGAGCGCTGGTACGCCGACCACTGGCCGCTCTTCCTCGAGCTCGCCGACATCCAGAAGGCGCACGACCGGCTCGTCGAGGAGCTCGGCAAGGCCAAGGCCGAGGTGAACCCGCTGCTCGACCTGGGGCTCGACGACGCCGTCGCGACCTCCGGCGGGCCGCCGGTGGACGTGAAGGGGGTGGAGCTGCTCGACCCCGCGAAGCCCATGCCGCGCGAGGAGGTGGCGAAGCGGTTCGCCCAGTACTCGGACGGCTTCATGGTCTCTCAGAACGGCCCCTCGCTCCTGCTGGTGGTCCGCCCGGCCGGCACCAGCCTCGGCGTCGCCGAGGCCCGCGCGCTGCTCGACCGCATGCGGACCGTCGCCGAGCGCCACCGGGCCGAGCTCGACGCCCACCACCTGAAGCTCGGCTACGCCGGCAGCTTCCCCACCTTCGTGGCCGAGTACGAGGCGATCATCGGCGACGTCTTCTCCACCTTCTTCGCCTGCGTGGCGGTGATCCTGGCCTCGCTGGTGATCTTCTTCCGCGACCTGCGCTCGATGGCCACCCTGGGGCTCGCGGTGCTCTGCGGGGTCGCGGTCACGTTCGGCGTCACCTGGCTCGTCATCGGCTACCTCAACACCCAGACCGCCTTCCTCGGCGCCATCGTGGTGGGCAACGGCATCAACTACGGGCTCATCTACCTGGCCCGGGTCGGGCAGCTGCGCCGCCAGGGCGTGGCGCTCGCCGAGGCCTGCCACGAGGGGGCCCGCGAGGCGTTCTCGGCCACGCTGCTCGCCTCGCTCGGCACGGCGGTCTCCTTCGGCACCCTCATCGTCGCGGCCAACCGCGGCTTCCGTCACTTCGGCTTCATCGGCGGGCTCGGCATGCTGCTCTGCTGGGCGGCCACCTTCGCGCTGCTCCCGGCGCTCCTCACCCTGGTCGAGAAGGTCCGGCCCTTCCGCCGGCGGGCCAAGGGCGACTTCCTGCCGGGCCGGGTGCGCGTGCTCGAGCGGATCTTCGCCCGCCCCGGCCTCATCGCGGCCGCCTTCGCGGTCCTCACCGTGGCGTCGCTGGCCCTCTTCGCGCTCCGCTCGCCGCAGATGATGGAGCGGAACCTCGACAACCTCACCAACGAGATGAAGGGGAACGACGAGCTGCGCCAGCAGAACCGGCTCGCCAACAGCGGCCTCGGGAAGTCGAGCGCCTCGGTGCTGGCGCTCCTGCCCGACCGCAACGTCGCCGACGGCTACTGCGACGTCATCCGGGCGCGCCAGAAGGACCCGCGCTGGAGCGACCTCATCGAGGGCTGCGACACCGCCTCCTCGGTGGTGCCGCGCCAGCAGCCGGAGAAGCTGGCGCTCCTCTCCGACGTCGCCCGCCGGCTCACCGATCGCGTGCTCGACCGGCTCCCGCCGCCGCAGGCGGCCCGGGCCCGGGCCATCCGGGCCGACCTCCTCGCGCAGCGCCCGGTCACCGACGCCGACGCCCCCTCGTCGCTCCTCGACCGGTTCCGCGAGCGCGACGGCACGGTGGGCGGCATCGCCGTCATCACCGCCCGGCCCGGCGCCCACCTCGAGCTCGAGCCGAGCATGCGCCGCTTCGTCGAGGCGGTCCGGAACGTGCCGGTCGGCGGCCGGACGTACGACGCCAGCGGCGAGACGGTGATCTTCGCCGACCTGCTCTCCAACATCGAGCGCGAGGGGCCGCTCACCACCGGGCTGTCGTTCCTGGGCGTGTGCCTGCTGGTCGTGCTCTTCTTCCGGCGGGCCCGGGCCAGCGCGCGCGTGCTGGTCTCCCTGGCCGTCGGGGTGGTGCTGATGGTCGGGGTGGCCTCGGCGACCGGCCTCAAGATCAACTTCTTCAACTTCATCGCCTACCCGATCACCTTCGGCATCGCGGTGGACTACGGCGCCAACGTGGCGGCCCGGATGAGCGCGCGGCGGAGCGTCCTGCCGGCGCTCGCCGAGGTGGGGCCGGCCGTGGCGCTCTGCTCGTGGACCACCATCGTGGGCTACGGCTCGCTCCTGTTCTCGATCAACCGGGCCCTGCGGTCCTTCGGCTGGTACGCCATGCTCGGCGAGCTCACCTGCCTGCTCGCCGCCCTGGTCCTCCTGCCCGCGATGCGCCTCCTGTTCGCCCACGTCCCCGAGGAGGGGGAGGGCGCTTGA
- a CDS encoding glycosyltransferase family 2 protein, which produces MNAAPDLSVVIPLYNEEENVAPLLAELFTALERLGRRFEVVCVDDGSKDGTFAALRAEVAARPCLRVLRFRRNFGQTAAMSAGIEAARGAVIVPMDGDLQNDPADIGALLARLDGEGGERVDVVSGWRKHRKDKEFGRKLPSRIANRLISAVSGVELHDYGCSLKAYRREVIAGVRLYGEMHRFIPVYASWQGARVAEQVVNHRARRAGKSKYGLGRTGKVILDLLVVKFLASFQSNPIYLFGGAGLVSLALSFLSFAWAAGLKLLGEKDLVETPLPLLGVAFGLAGLICVLMGLLAELNVRTYYESQAKRPYLVAEELSGDDARARERAG; this is translated from the coding sequence ATGAACGCCGCTCCAGACCTCTCGGTCGTGATCCCCCTCTACAACGAGGAGGAGAACGTCGCCCCGCTGCTGGCCGAGCTCTTCACCGCGCTCGAGCGGCTCGGCCGGCGCTTCGAGGTCGTCTGCGTGGACGACGGCAGCAAGGACGGCACCTTCGCGGCGCTCCGGGCCGAGGTGGCGGCGCGCCCCTGCCTCCGGGTGCTCCGGTTCCGCCGCAACTTCGGCCAGACCGCCGCCATGAGCGCCGGCATCGAGGCCGCCCGCGGCGCGGTCATCGTCCCCATGGACGGCGATCTGCAGAACGACCCGGCCGACATCGGCGCGCTCCTCGCCCGGCTCGACGGCGAGGGGGGCGAGCGGGTGGACGTCGTCTCCGGCTGGCGCAAGCACCGGAAGGACAAGGAGTTCGGCCGCAAGCTGCCCTCGCGCATCGCCAACCGGCTCATCAGCGCGGTCAGCGGCGTGGAGCTGCACGACTACGGCTGCTCGCTCAAGGCCTACCGGCGCGAGGTGATCGCCGGGGTGCGGCTCTACGGCGAGATGCACCGCTTCATCCCGGTGTACGCGAGCTGGCAGGGCGCCCGGGTCGCGGAGCAGGTGGTGAACCACCGCGCCCGCCGTGCCGGCAAGAGCAAGTACGGGCTGGGCCGCACCGGCAAGGTGATCCTCGATCTGCTGGTGGTGAAGTTCCTCGCCAGCTTCCAGAGCAACCCCATCTACCTGTTCGGCGGGGCGGGGCTCGTCTCGCTGGCGCTGTCCTTCCTCTCCTTCGCCTGGGCCGCCGGGCTGAAGCTCCTCGGCGAGAAGGACCTCGTCGAGACGCCGCTGCCGCTGCTCGGGGTGGCGTTCGGGCTCGCCGGCCTCATCTGCGTGCTCATGGGGCTCCTGGCCGAGCTGAACGTGCGCACCTACTACGAGTCGCAGGCGAAGCGCCCCTACCTCGTCGCGGAGGAGCTGTCCGGCGACGACGCCCGGGCCCGGGAGCGGGCAGGGTAG
- the asnB gene encoding asparagine synthase (glutamine-hydrolyzing) yields the protein MCGIAGEVRLDRSPDAEAVRRMGPALAHRGPDAEGFFFEGPAALAHRRLSILDLEGGGQPMSAGGCTLVFNGQCYRHEALRAELRARGHAFQTRSDTEVVLRAYLEWGEPFVERLDGMFAVALWDSRARKLLLARDRMGKKPLYYALAQGGAFLRAPPAEGLTPATGALFASEPKALLAHGGVPRALDRTALVQYLAVEYVPQPRSVWDAVFKLPAAHVAVLDAQGFRLRRYWELPLEGGAPERLDEAGRGLVERLEGAVARRLVADVPVGVFLSGGVDSTAIAALATRHARPVATFSIGFEEASFDESRWARLAAERLGTDHHEERLSATASLDLLPAAVEELDEPFADPSVLPTLLLSRFVRKHVTVALAGDGGDELFAGYDTFLAHGPAALAARIPAPLLAAASRAAALLPASDRNMSFDFRLKQFLRGVGAEPSLRHQAWIGAFAPGELARVLSPELAALATPEVVFGPVRAAAARDAARGVRPGSVDEALRFFLAHYLEGDILVKADRASMAASLEARAPFLDLEVVEYAARLPASLKLGWRSTKVVLKHALRGIVPEEILSRPKKGFGIPVAAWIRGPLRPLFEDLFSEGSLQRSGAFEPAALRAMLQRHLSGQADLRKPLWTAAMFLLWQRRWGGQG from the coding sequence ATGTGCGGCATCGCTGGCGAGGTCCGGCTCGACCGGAGCCCGGACGCGGAGGCGGTCCGGCGCATGGGCCCGGCGCTCGCCCACCGCGGCCCGGACGCCGAGGGCTTCTTCTTCGAGGGGCCGGCGGCGCTGGCGCACCGGCGCCTCTCGATCCTCGACCTCGAGGGCGGCGGGCAGCCCATGAGCGCCGGGGGCTGCACCCTCGTCTTCAACGGGCAGTGCTACCGGCACGAGGCGCTGCGGGCCGAGCTGCGCGCCCGGGGGCACGCCTTCCAGACCCGCAGCGACACCGAGGTGGTGCTGCGGGCCTACCTCGAGTGGGGCGAGCCGTTCGTCGAGCGGCTCGACGGCATGTTCGCGGTGGCGCTCTGGGACTCCCGCGCCCGCAAGCTCCTCCTGGCCCGCGACCGGATGGGCAAGAAGCCGCTCTACTACGCCCTGGCCCAGGGGGGCGCGTTCCTCCGCGCCCCGCCGGCCGAGGGGCTCACGCCCGCCACCGGCGCGCTCTTCGCCTCCGAGCCCAAGGCGCTCCTCGCCCACGGCGGCGTCCCGCGCGCGCTCGACCGGACCGCCCTCGTCCAGTACCTGGCGGTCGAGTACGTGCCGCAGCCGCGCAGCGTCTGGGACGCCGTCTTCAAGCTCCCGGCGGCCCACGTGGCGGTGCTCGACGCGCAGGGCTTCCGGCTCCGGCGGTACTGGGAGCTGCCGCTCGAGGGCGGCGCGCCGGAGCGGCTCGACGAGGCGGGGCGGGGGCTGGTGGAGCGGCTCGAGGGGGCGGTGGCCCGGCGGCTGGTGGCCGACGTGCCGGTGGGCGTCTTCCTCTCCGGCGGCGTGGACTCGACCGCCATCGCCGCGCTCGCCACCCGGCACGCGCGGCCGGTCGCCACCTTCTCCATCGGCTTCGAGGAGGCGAGCTTCGACGAGTCGCGCTGGGCGCGGCTCGCGGCGGAGCGGCTCGGGACCGACCACCACGAGGAGCGGCTCTCGGCGACCGCCTCGCTCGACCTGCTCCCGGCGGCGGTGGAGGAGCTCGACGAGCCCTTCGCCGACCCGAGCGTGCTGCCGACGCTGCTCCTGTCGCGCTTCGTCCGCAAGCACGTGACGGTGGCGCTGGCCGGCGACGGCGGCGACGAGCTCTTCGCGGGCTACGACACCTTCCTCGCCCATGGGCCCGCGGCGCTCGCCGCCCGCATCCCCGCCCCGCTGCTCGCGGCCGCCTCGCGCGCCGCCGCGCTCCTGCCGGCGTCGGACCGGAACATGAGCTTCGACTTCCGGCTGAAGCAGTTCCTGCGCGGGGTCGGGGCCGAGCCGTCGCTCCGCCACCAGGCCTGGATCGGCGCCTTCGCGCCGGGCGAGCTCGCGCGCGTGCTCTCGCCGGAGCTCGCCGCGCTGGCGACGCCGGAGGTGGTCTTCGGCCCGGTCCGCGCCGCCGCCGCCCGCGACGCCGCCCGCGGCGTGCGGCCCGGCTCGGTGGACGAGGCGCTGCGCTTCTTCCTCGCCCACTACCTCGAGGGCGACATCCTGGTGAAGGCCGACCGGGCCTCGATGGCGGCCTCGCTCGAGGCGAGGGCGCCGTTCCTCGACCTCGAGGTGGTGGAGTACGCGGCGCGGCTGCCGGCCTCGCTCAAGCTGGGCTGGAGGAGCACCAAGGTGGTGCTCAAGCACGCGCTGCGCGGCATCGTGCCCGAGGAGATCCTCTCCCGCCCGAAGAAGGGGTTCGGGATCCCGGTGGCCGCCTGGATCCGCGGGCCGCTCCGGCCGCTCTTCGAGGACCTCTTCTCGGAGGGGTCGCTCCAGCGCTCCGGCGCCTTCGAGCCTGCGGCGCTCCGCGCCATGCTGCAGCGCCACCTCTCCGGCCAGGCCGACCTCCGCAAGCCGCTCTGGACCGCCGCCATGTTCCTGCTCTGGCAGCGCCGCTGGGGAGGGCAGGGGTGA
- a CDS encoding glycosyltransferase 87 family protein has translation MSEERLGPGRAERRLAAGCAAGMAIAAAGTWVRYALEGTLRIDTHTLPFVLASATSGVGLILAGACALRLAPRAGRLSWRALAGAAVAVQALALGALALTSSDLFGYLCYGGLARAGMSPYAAPPDALAPSPLLGPAQWTHDYPSPYGPLLHLVARGAAAAGERLGSPLWGAVFSFKAMMLAALLAALALAKRHLRARPDEEAKEIFAALALGPLLAWELPGQGHNDALLFLSVTTFLVAASRGRERLAAAALALGTAVKFSVAPLLGLYLVLAGRRSILRAAGLGLVVIAVLGAAYATDPQAAASLRGIFITVGGGVPRHAHSLVDLGCLVLDGLGHPEASRVWFRVLSLASAVGCLGLLARAAWRARDLDGLARGYLLFLFALFLTTPWFQPWYVSWALPLLLVERDPAWRRLLAAFAVVTVVQWAAPLDPVTTVLGDAWLAVKLAQLLRRGEPEGTALPQTA, from the coding sequence GTGAGCGAGGAGCGGCTCGGCCCCGGCCGCGCGGAGCGGCGGCTCGCCGCCGGCTGCGCCGCCGGGATGGCGATCGCGGCCGCCGGGACCTGGGTCCGCTACGCCCTCGAGGGCACGCTCCGGATCGACACCCACACGCTGCCGTTCGTGCTCGCGAGCGCGACGAGCGGGGTGGGGCTCATCCTGGCCGGCGCCTGCGCCCTGCGGCTCGCGCCGCGGGCCGGGCGGCTCTCGTGGCGTGCGCTCGCGGGCGCCGCGGTGGCCGTCCAGGCGCTCGCGCTCGGGGCCCTCGCGCTCACCTCGAGCGACCTCTTCGGCTACCTCTGCTACGGGGGGCTGGCCCGGGCCGGCATGAGCCCGTACGCCGCTCCGCCGGACGCGCTCGCGCCCTCGCCGCTCCTCGGCCCGGCGCAGTGGACCCACGACTACCCGAGCCCGTACGGCCCGCTCCTGCACCTCGTCGCCCGGGGCGCGGCGGCCGCGGGGGAGCGCCTGGGGAGCCCGCTCTGGGGCGCCGTCTTCTCCTTCAAGGCCATGATGCTCGCGGCCTTGCTCGCGGCGCTCGCGCTGGCGAAGCGCCACCTGCGCGCCCGCCCGGACGAGGAGGCGAAGGAGATCTTCGCGGCGCTCGCCCTGGGCCCGCTCCTCGCGTGGGAGCTGCCGGGGCAAGGGCACAACGACGCGCTGCTGTTCCTCTCGGTCACGACCTTCCTCGTCGCCGCGAGCCGGGGGCGCGAGCGGCTCGCCGCCGCCGCCCTGGCGCTCGGGACGGCGGTGAAGTTCTCGGTGGCCCCCCTCCTCGGCCTCTACCTCGTGCTGGCGGGGCGCCGCTCGATCCTGCGCGCCGCCGGCCTGGGGCTCGTCGTGATCGCGGTGCTCGGCGCGGCGTACGCCACCGACCCGCAGGCCGCGGCGTCGCTGCGCGGCATCTTCATCACCGTGGGCGGCGGCGTCCCGCGCCACGCCCACTCGCTCGTGGACCTGGGCTGCCTCGTGCTCGACGGGCTCGGCCACCCCGAGGCGTCGCGCGTCTGGTTCCGCGTCCTCTCGCTCGCCTCGGCGGTGGGGTGCCTCGGGCTGCTCGCGCGCGCCGCGTGGCGGGCCCGCGACCTCGACGGGCTGGCGCGCGGGTACCTGCTCTTCCTCTTCGCGCTCTTCCTCACCACGCCCTGGTTCCAGCCCTGGTACGTCTCCTGGGCGCTGCCGCTGCTCCTCGTCGAGCGCGACCCGGCCTGGCGCCGGCTCCTCGCCGCCTTCGCGGTGGTGACGGTGGTGCAGTGGGCGGCGCCGCTCGACCCGGTGACCACCGTGCTCGGCGACGCCTGGCTCGCGGTGAAGCTCGCGCAGCTGCTCCGGCGGGGCGAGCCGGAGGGCACGGCCCTCCCTCAGACCGCCTGA
- a CDS encoding ArnT family glycosyltransferase: protein MAAGSTAPVELEGRTTPFLGWQKLLLAALALAGVWLRVRHLSAEGFSDDEVHKWLAALRYLKGDFGGDDVEHPMLMKWLIAGAAWAFPRLAPETLTRLPNAVAAGGTVVAVALLGRRYFGRATGLLGAALCALSTTFVGYQRIAKEDTLLGLFLALLLWCLGEAHAAAQDGRDRDRRRWEAWAGAALGGMLASKYFIFFAPIPLFAYWALRARGTRWRIPFSRWVILGGIALVVFAAVNWAPFLPSTWEYIAHYVAGDAVGDRATSETLLFRGRLYGNLAFNFHGGVPFWFHLAFAWVKLAPPTAVLAFAGLALALLRRRPAHVVFLCWIGTFVLSFTIASAMYGRFFVSVLPAFALLAAHAARTLAARVPWRPAFPALAVLMAGTEARAAVAHAPHYRLYVNAFGGGDGALGWWFPHCDYFDAGLREAVRAIAARAEPGAEVASETEWPVEFYAEQAGRDDLAYTVLTRKSACRQGRVCYVVTAAGRLYRHNQDAFERLRGREPWETVAIRGVPVVKVYRLAPGEPLFPPAAAGAASLR from the coding sequence ATGGCCGCAGGTAGCACCGCGCCGGTCGAGCTCGAAGGCCGCACCACCCCCTTCCTCGGCTGGCAGAAGCTGCTCCTCGCGGCGCTCGCGCTCGCGGGCGTCTGGCTCCGGGTGCGCCACCTCTCGGCGGAGGGCTTCTCCGACGACGAGGTCCACAAGTGGCTCGCGGCGCTGCGCTACCTGAAGGGCGACTTCGGGGGCGACGACGTCGAGCACCCGATGCTCATGAAGTGGCTCATCGCCGGCGCGGCGTGGGCCTTCCCGCGCCTCGCGCCCGAGACCCTCACCCGGCTCCCCAACGCCGTCGCCGCGGGCGGCACCGTGGTCGCGGTGGCGCTCCTCGGGCGGCGCTACTTCGGGCGGGCCACCGGGCTCCTCGGGGCGGCGCTCTGCGCCCTCTCGACCACCTTCGTCGGCTACCAGCGCATCGCCAAGGAGGACACGCTCCTCGGGCTCTTCCTGGCGCTGCTGCTCTGGTGCCTGGGCGAGGCGCACGCCGCCGCGCAGGACGGGCGCGACCGCGACCGCCGCCGCTGGGAGGCGTGGGCCGGCGCGGCGCTGGGCGGGATGCTCGCCTCGAAGTACTTCATCTTCTTCGCGCCCATCCCGCTCTTCGCCTACTGGGCGCTGCGGGCCCGCGGCACGCGCTGGCGCATCCCCTTCTCGCGCTGGGTGATCCTGGGCGGGATCGCCCTGGTGGTCTTCGCGGCGGTCAACTGGGCGCCGTTCCTGCCGTCCACCTGGGAGTACATCGCCCACTACGTGGCCGGCGACGCCGTCGGCGACCGGGCCACGAGCGAGACGCTGCTGTTCCGGGGCCGGCTCTACGGCAACCTGGCCTTCAACTTCCACGGCGGCGTGCCGTTCTGGTTCCACCTCGCCTTCGCCTGGGTGAAGCTCGCGCCGCCGACGGCGGTGCTGGCCTTCGCCGGCCTCGCGCTCGCGCTCCTCCGGCGGCGCCCGGCGCACGTGGTCTTCCTCTGCTGGATCGGGACCTTCGTCCTCTCCTTCACCATCGCCTCGGCGATGTACGGCCGCTTCTTCGTCTCGGTCCTCCCGGCCTTCGCCCTGCTCGCGGCCCACGCCGCCCGGACGCTCGCCGCCCGCGTGCCGTGGCGCCCCGCCTTCCCGGCGCTGGCGGTGCTCATGGCCGGGACCGAGGCCCGCGCCGCGGTGGCCCACGCGCCCCACTACCGGCTCTACGTGAACGCCTTCGGCGGCGGGGACGGCGCGCTCGGCTGGTGGTTCCCGCACTGCGACTACTTCGACGCCGGCCTCCGGGAGGCGGTGCGCGCCATCGCCGCCCGCGCCGAGCCGGGCGCGGAGGTCGCGAGCGAGACCGAGTGGCCGGTCGAGTTCTACGCCGAGCAGGCCGGGCGCGACGACCTCGCCTACACCGTCCTCACCCGCAAGAGCGCCTGCCGCCAGGGACGCGTCTGCTACGTGGTCACCGCCGCGGGGCGGCTCTACCGGCACAACCAGGACGCCTTCGAGCGGCTCCGGGGCCGGGAGCCCTGGGAGACGGTCGCGATCCGCGGGGTGCCGGTGGTGAAGGTCTACCGGCTCGCGCCGGGCGAGCCGCTCTTCCCGCCGGCCGCAGCGGGCGCCGCGTCGCTGCGCTGA
- a CDS encoding SDR family NAD(P)-dependent oxidoreductase, translating to MSQRILVTGAAGFIGSHVSAMLLARGDEVVGLDNFDPYYAPANKRANVEELASGPNGSAFRLVEGDIRDRALVEKLFAEGIDAVVHLAALVGVRASLEIPHDYLDVNLTGTLNLLEAARRRPVRNFVLASTSSAYGNTAIQPFIETDPADRPLAPYAASKRAAEMLAHSYHHLYGQDVTVLRFFTVYGPRNRPDMMAYKVLDSIFTGKQIPLYGAGDMFRDWTYVEDIARGVVQALDRPLGYEILNLGRGQPVRLLDFIRCMEEFAGRKAHLVPQPKVDSDALTTSADIEKARRLIDYEPRVSVRDGVGRLWRWYARAMSAEEKPAAPARSRPKLGVVDGRR from the coding sequence TTGAGCCAGCGCATCCTCGTCACCGGCGCGGCCGGTTTCATCGGCAGCCACGTCAGCGCCATGCTCCTCGCTCGCGGGGACGAGGTGGTCGGCCTCGACAACTTCGACCCGTACTACGCGCCGGCCAACAAGCGGGCCAACGTGGAGGAGCTCGCCTCCGGCCCGAACGGCTCCGCCTTCCGGCTCGTGGAGGGCGACATCCGCGACCGCGCCCTGGTGGAGAAGCTCTTCGCCGAGGGCATCGACGCGGTGGTCCACCTCGCCGCGCTGGTGGGCGTGCGGGCCTCGCTCGAGATCCCGCACGACTACCTCGACGTGAACCTGACCGGCACGCTCAACCTGCTCGAGGCGGCCCGCCGCCGGCCGGTGCGGAACTTCGTCCTCGCCTCCACGTCCTCGGCCTACGGCAACACCGCCATCCAGCCGTTCATCGAGACCGATCCGGCCGACCGCCCGCTCGCGCCGTACGCCGCGAGCAAGCGGGCCGCGGAGATGCTGGCCCACAGCTACCACCACCTGTACGGCCAGGACGTCACCGTCCTGCGCTTCTTCACCGTCTACGGCCCGCGCAACCGGCCGGACATGATGGCGTACAAGGTGCTCGACAGCATCTTCACCGGGAAGCAGATCCCGCTCTACGGCGCCGGCGACATGTTCCGCGACTGGACCTACGTCGAGGACATCGCCCGCGGCGTCGTCCAGGCGCTGGACCGGCCGCTCGGGTACGAGATCCTGAACCTCGGCCGCGGCCAGCCGGTGCGCCTGCTCGACTTCATCCGCTGCATGGAGGAGTTCGCCGGCCGCAAGGCGCACCTCGTCCCGCAGCCCAAGGTCGACTCCGACGCCCTCACCACCTCGGCCGACATCGAGAAGGCCCGGCGGCTCATCGACTACGAGCCGCGGGTCTCGGTGCGCGACGGCGTGGGCCGGCTCTGGCGCTGGTACGCCCGCGCCATGTCGGCCGAGGAGAAGCCGGCGGCCCCGGCCCGGTCCCGCCCGAAGCTCGGGGTCGTGGATGGCCGCAGGTAG
- a CDS encoding bacteriohemerythrin, producing the protein MSESFTKDLEVGFEKVDVEHRALMRQVAAAVEAIGSGDREAVHAAVVKLGDYLVWHFSSEERVMEETLYPERARHKAAHDLFMQDFLQVSEAEKAGEDLAVLAESIGQRIPEWIKFHIQVNDAPLGRYLAARDRKPEAARPSGKDKPYPS; encoded by the coding sequence ATGAGCGAGTCATTCACGAAGGATCTGGAGGTCGGCTTCGAGAAGGTCGACGTCGAGCACCGGGCGCTGATGCGCCAGGTGGCGGCCGCCGTCGAGGCCATCGGCTCCGGCGACCGGGAGGCGGTCCACGCCGCCGTGGTGAAGCTCGGCGACTACCTCGTGTGGCACTTCTCCAGCGAGGAGCGGGTGATGGAGGAGACGCTCTACCCCGAGCGGGCGCGCCACAAGGCCGCCCACGATCTCTTCATGCAGGACTTCCTTCAGGTTTCAGAGGCCGAGAAGGCCGGCGAGGACCTCGCGGTCCTGGCCGAGTCGATCGGCCAGCGCATCCCGGAGTGGATCAAGTTCCACATCCAGGTGAACGACGCCCCCCTGGGCCGATATCTCGCCGCCCGCGACCGGAAGCCGGAGGCGGCCCGGCCGAGCGGCAAGGACAAGCCGTATCCATCCTGA
- a CDS encoding DUF6328 family protein, with protein sequence MAALSHKVQNAMDEARILILGTQILIGFGYRSFFEPGFERLLPLEQALKFASLCLLLCAFCLLVLPAAHHRLVEGGNDTPGVHRFTTRVLDLALAPFALALGLEVAVALAPLSRAARLPGGILAGATAAGFWYALTLGVRLRRPHPVTEEPVKPTPLDEKIQHVLTEARMVLPGAQALLGFQFAVSLMDSFDELPPAVRWLHVGNLGCIALSVVLLMTPAAWHRIVERGEETEHFHRIASRLVLAAMVPLAFGISGDLFVVAWRASEALAPSLAAAGAALVTFLGAWFGLTLALRARQERSPAGMRAPA encoded by the coding sequence ATGGCGGCCCTGTCCCACAAGGTGCAGAACGCGATGGACGAGGCTCGCATCCTCATCCTGGGGACGCAGATCCTCATCGGGTTCGGCTACCGCTCCTTCTTCGAGCCGGGGTTCGAGCGGCTCCTGCCCCTCGAGCAGGCGCTCAAGTTCGCGAGCCTCTGCCTGCTGCTCTGCGCCTTCTGCCTGCTCGTCCTGCCGGCGGCCCACCACCGGCTCGTGGAGGGGGGGAACGACACGCCGGGCGTCCACCGCTTCACGACCCGGGTGCTCGACCTGGCGCTCGCCCCGTTCGCGCTCGCCCTCGGGCTCGAGGTGGCGGTCGCCCTGGCGCCGCTCTCCCGGGCGGCCCGGCTGCCGGGGGGGATCCTGGCGGGCGCCACGGCGGCCGGCTTCTGGTACGCGCTCACCCTCGGGGTGCGGCTCCGCCGCCCGCATCCGGTGACGGAGGAACCCGTGAAGCCCACCCCCCTCGACGAGAAGATCCAGCACGTCCTCACCGAAGCTCGCATGGTGCTCCCGGGCGCGCAGGCGCTCCTCGGCTTCCAGTTCGCCGTGAGCCTCATGGACAGCTTCGACGAGCTGCCGCCGGCGGTGCGCTGGCTCCACGTCGGCAACCTCGGGTGCATCGCGCTCAGCGTGGTGCTGCTCATGACCCCGGCCGCCTGGCACCGGATCGTGGAGCGGGGCGAGGAGACCGAGCACTTCCACCGGATCGCGAGCCGGCTCGTCCTCGCCGCCATGGTGCCGCTCGCGTTCGGGATCTCGGGGGACCTCTTCGTCGTGGCGTGGCGCGCGTCCGAGGCGCTCGCGCCGTCGCTCGCCGCCGCCGGCGCCGCGCTCGTCACCTTCCTCGGCGCCTGGTTCGGCCTGACCCTCGCCCTGCGGGCCCGGCAGGAGCGGTCGCCCGCGGGGATGCGGGCGCCGGCGTAG